Within Carassius carassius chromosome 8, fCarCar2.1, whole genome shotgun sequence, the genomic segment TGAAAAGTGagagacaaataaaaaataaaaataaaatacataaaataaacatataacaGATGTAATGTTAGGATTAACAATATCAAGCTCCTTAAAGACATCAACGACCTTTTTAAACAACATGCAGAGCTCATGAGTCGTGTTTTAGTTGATGTGTGATTTCTGAGGAGTTTCTCTGCCAGTGCACATTAAACTGAAGGCCATGTGCGTAATTGGCCAGTGACATCTGTGATTAGAAGACGAGCCAATTACAGCAGGGGGCGGGGCTTGTGTTGCTCCGCCCCTCTCTCCGTTCGTCTTTATGCGCTGACCCAGAAAGCgctcagcagcagcagctcgTTCACACTAGAGACCAGAGTCACTGGAGAAACCTGCGCTGCTTTACACACACTGAGAACACCAAACAGCATCTCTACAAGGACACGAATTATTTGACGgtatgtgtgttttatgttgagttCACTGTGAAGGCTGGATCAGtttgttcatttgtaaatgtattctgTGAAATCAGCATGTATTACCAATATTTAATTATCTGGACATATGGTTGGATAGgttaaatgtttttcttatttCTGCTCGGGTTTTTAAATATTCGTACAACTCAAAATATGTTGCTCTAGTGTGGTATGACTCTAGTTCttcttagaaaataaaataatggccAGTGAgacaatatattattaattatgctACACTTGTAAGAAGCGTCAGCATTTAAGTGTTCTTTAAGTTCGCATCTAAATACGCTTTATATGTGTATTGCATTTTGTATTTGCATTATTGCTGAAACATTAACGCTTGTGAGCATAGCTTCAACTTTTCTCTAAACACACAGTAAATTCAGTCTAGTCTACGTGCTGATGTTTAACGAAAGTTTCACTGTGGTCTGACAGAGATCGGGAAAGTCTGTAGCCTATATTTCATTACAGACAGATTTCATCTTAGCAGAAAGCAGAGGAGAAATTCTTTGTTTCAGAGACAGAGAGGTGAGGCTCCTGTAGACCCCAGACGACACTGTGCTTTCATCTCTTGTTTAAATCTCAAATTATGACATAGAAAAAACCGTTCACTTGCAAAAAAAATAGTGTAACGCTTAAACATGTTCTGGTTCACTCCTGAAGCGATAACAGACAACAACACTGGACAGGGCATTTACTGACAAAGACTGGTTCTGAAAACATTAAATACAGTCATAAACTGTATGATTTAGGAAGATTAATTCACTGTGTTTTATCTCAAACGGTTCTATATTTTCTTTATCTAGAGATCATAACCAGTTGATATTTGCCTACAGATTAATACTTGATTATAATTGCATTGCGCAATCTAGTttaatataatacacattttCGTATCTCCAAACATTGCCCTGTCATGTGAGTAGGTCCAATCATTTGTGCATTGTGTCATTATCTCTTGCTCACATGTATCTGGCAGTGGGTTGGCTTTGTTTGCTGAACACTTTGTCAACCTCCCTGCCTGTTATTGTTTTGATCCTCCTGGTGGCTCCTTGATGCTCCTTACTGCAATATTTCTTCTGAAAATGGCTTAAGTAATCATATATCTGCTTTGTTCAAACTCGCAACCACAGTGGGTtgaagggatatatatatattattatgttaaatattACAGATTTTCACAAATACTGAtaggttatttatatatatatatataatatattgattgattgattgtggtgGATAAACTGCAATCTGTAAAAATCTGTAATTGTTTAACAAGCATGTGAGACTGGTCTTTAAAGCCAAATTGATTTAGCCAGGAATCCTGATATTTGTACATTCACTACTGATGGTTTTCAAGAAACTGAAATTGTTTGTCAGCTGATACTGAGAACCTGTTTGACTATTTGCCCCTGACTGTTGCCATTCCTCTCATATCTCTGCAGTGGAGAAGGCATGGCTGAACACATGATGATGCCTATGACTCACGGCTCTGCTGGAGGAGGCCTGCATGGGTACCGCATGGGAATGAACGGCCCTTCTCCGCACGGACACCAGCCCGGTCTGCGAACCCTTCCCAATGGGCAGCTCATGCACTACAGCAGGGGGCCCCAGAGCTCAATGGACGCGGCCATGAGGCAGAGGAACGTGATGAACGGCGTCATGAACGGTCAGGTCAATGGCCAGATGAGCGGCGGACACCCCCACCAAATGCAGCAAGCCAATATGATGTACGGAGGTCCCAATCAGCAACCGCAGGGTCACCCTCAAACCCAGCACCATCATATGCACCCCCCGAACCAGCACCCACAGCAGTATATGGGTGGAGGAGGCCTTACAGCATCTCAGCAGCTTATGGCGAGCATGCATCTTCAGAAACTCAATACCCAGTACCACGGGCATCCATACGGACCCATGAACGGCCATCACATGGTAAACGTCCAGCACAGGATGGGTCCTGCTCAGTTGGCAGGCATGCAGATGGGGATGGGTGGGCCAGCGTTGGGCCTCAACGTCATGGAC encodes:
- the cited4a gene encoding cbp/p300-interacting transactivator 4a, giving the protein MAEHMMMPMTHGSAGGGLHGYRMGMNGPSPHGHQPGLRTLPNGQLMHYSRGPQSSMDAAMRQRNVMNGVMNGQVNGQMSGGHPHQMQQANMMYGGPNQQPQGHPQTQHHHMHPPNQHPQQYMGGGGLTASQQLMASMHLQKLNTQYHGHPYGPMNGHHMVNVQHRMGPAQLAGMQMGMGGPALGLNVMDMDLIDEEVLTSLVLELGLDRVQELPELFLGQNEFDFISDFVCKQQPSTVSC